A genomic region of Arachis hypogaea cultivar Tifrunner chromosome 5, arahy.Tifrunner.gnm2.J5K5, whole genome shotgun sequence contains the following coding sequences:
- the LOC112803423 gene encoding protein FAR1-RELATED SEQUENCE 5-like, with product MAIRNAVRDVFFEVRHRLCAWHLIRNTTSNVENPSFTSKFRKIMLGDYEIPVFKRKWVQLIEEFGLEDKRWVNNMYEEKHMWATAYIRGKFFAGFRTTSRCEGLHSVVIRYVGLQYDLTSFVEHFQRCVAHLRFKEFNTDYESTRRVPIMQTCIELLERFVAEVYTHEIFLLFLSFLSRAGSMRVLNIENNNDFSKYIVCKHGRPDFLWTVEFCQEEMIMCSCLRMESFGIPCEHIMKVLIDKDICVIPPSIVLDRWTKTVKSAFNDASGFTRDAVVISRQSDLMKFSKQLAVVAAKVP from the coding sequence ATGGCGATTAGGAATGCAGTAAGAGATGTATTTTTCGAAGTCAGACATAGATTATGTGCTTGGCACCTTATTCGAAATACGACTAGCAATGTTGAAAATCCATCGTTTACATCTAAATTCAGAAAAATCATGTTGGGAGACTATGAGATTCCCGTGTTTAAGCGTAAGTGGGTTCAACTTATTGAAGAATTTGGCCTTGAGGATAAGCGTTGGGTGAATAACATGTATGAAGAGAAGCATATGTGGGCTACTGCATATATAAGAGGTAAGTTTTTTGCTGGCTTTAGAACTACCTCAAGATGTGAAGGTTTACACTCAGTTGTGATAAGGTATGTGGGGTTGCAGTACGATTTGACAAGTTTTGTAGAGCATTTTCAAAGGTGTGTTGCACACTTGCGCTTTAAAGAATTTAATACTGATTATGAATCTACACGTAGGGTGCCCATCATGCAGACTTGTATAGAGCTGCTAGAGAGATTTGTTGCTGAGGTATACACTCATGAGATATTTCTATTATTTCTGTCATTTCTTTCTAGAGCTGGATCAATGCGGGTGCTAAACATAGAGAATAACAATGATTTCTCAAAGTACATTGTGTGTAAGCATGGGAGGCCCGATTTTCTGTGGACTGTTGAATTTTGTCAAGAAGAAATGATCATGTGTTCTTGTTTAAGAATGGAGTCATTTGGAATTCCTTGTGAACATATTATGAAAGTTCTGATTGACAAAGACATTTGTGTGATCCCCCCATCAATAGTGTTGGATAGATGGACAAAGACAGTGAAATCAGCATTCAATGATGCAAGTGGGTTCACCAGGGATGCTGTTGTTATTAGTCGTCAAAGTGACTTGATGAAATTTTCTAAACAATTGGCTGTTGTTGCTGCTAAAGTCCCATAG
- the LOC112799647 gene encoding uncharacterized protein, producing the protein MHIHLEYLSFSIISPLWEATTLKLRGAILVCSVPPSGNSGLVWRYLFTKPIAAFKVTCSLAVIAFQTSLPLCRETFFSATMEDHIVKRYQELMKESSRLSFFDLRKLNASLPVPSAPNCPVNVLVLGAKNDFIVDTEGLNETAKFYMD; encoded by the exons ATGCACATTCATTTGGAGTACTTATCATTCAGTATTATATCTCCTCTTTGGGAAGCAACAACCCTGAAG CTTAGAGGAGCTATCCTTGTCTGCTCTGTGCCTCCTTCTGGTAACAG tggTCTTGTCTGGCGATATCTCTTTACCAAGCCAATTGCTGCCTTCAAG GTGACATGCAGCTTGGCAGTAATAGCTTTTCAAACATCTCTTCCTCTTTGTAGAGAGACATTTTTCTCAGCCACAATGGAGGATCATATTGTTAAAag ATATCAGGAGCTAATGAAAGAAAGTTCGAGATTGTCATTCTTTGATTTAAGAAAGCTGAATGCATCACTTCCGGTTCCTTCGGCGCCAAACTGCCCTGTCAATGTCCTGGTTTTGGGTGCGAAAAATGACTTTATTGTG GATACCGAAGGACTAAATGAGACGGCAAAATTTTACATGGATTAA